The Chryseobacterium geocarposphaerae genome window below encodes:
- a CDS encoding Nif3-like dinuclear metal center hexameric protein, whose amino-acid sequence MKLRNVISKIEERIHIHQAEDFDNVGLLCGVSDREISGILVCHDALENVVEEAIEKNCNLIVCFHPIIFSGLKSLTGKNYVERAVLKAIENKIAIYAIHTAFDNDFFGVNAGICNQLGLKNLKILQPKKNNLKQLTVFVPKDYSEKLREALFSAGAGNIGFYDECSFTINGNGTFRPIEGSNPFSGQQDIRENADEDMISVIFEDYKKGKIINAMKAAHPYEEVAHQIYSLENDNQYSGLGMYGDFEEPMDEKDFLKLVKEKFNLEMIRHSDFNNKKIKRVGVLGGSGASGIRSALSKKCDAYLTGDVKYHDFFLAESKMMICDIGHFESEQFVTQQLFEILSQKFSTFAISKSIEKTNPVNYFI is encoded by the coding sequence ATGAAATTAAGAAATGTAATTTCAAAGATTGAAGAAAGAATACACATACATCAGGCAGAAGATTTTGATAATGTGGGGCTCTTATGCGGGGTTTCTGACCGCGAAATTTCCGGGATTTTAGTGTGTCATGATGCGCTGGAAAATGTAGTAGAGGAAGCCATAGAGAAAAACTGTAATTTGATTGTATGTTTTCATCCGATTATTTTTTCAGGATTAAAATCATTGACGGGTAAAAATTATGTTGAAAGAGCTGTTTTGAAAGCTATTGAAAATAAAATTGCCATTTATGCCATTCATACTGCCTTTGACAATGACTTCTTTGGAGTGAATGCAGGAATTTGCAATCAGTTAGGACTAAAAAATCTGAAAATTCTTCAGCCTAAAAAAAATAATTTAAAACAATTAACGGTATTTGTTCCCAAAGATTATTCTGAAAAGCTCAGAGAAGCCCTTTTTTCTGCCGGAGCTGGAAATATCGGTTTCTATGATGAATGTAGCTTTACAATCAACGGAAACGGTACTTTTAGGCCGATAGAAGGTTCAAACCCGTTCTCGGGACAGCAGGATATCAGAGAAAATGCAGATGAAGATATGATTTCGGTAATTTTTGAAGATTATAAAAAAGGAAAGATCATCAATGCGATGAAAGCAGCACATCCTTATGAAGAAGTGGCGCATCAGATTTATAGTTTAGAAAATGACAACCAGTATTCCGGATTAGGAATGTATGGAGATTTTGAAGAACCGATGGATGAGAAAGATTTCCTGAAGCTGGTGAAAGAAAAATTCAATCTGGAAATGATCAGGCATTCTGATTTTAATAATAAAAAAATTAAAAGAGTAGGGGTTTTGGGAGGTTCCGGAGCGAGCGGAATACGATCTGCTTTATCAAAAAAATGTGATGCGTATTTAACAGGAGACGTAAAATACCACGATTTTTTCCTGGCAGAATCAAAAATGATGATTTGTGATATAGGACATTTTGAATCAGAACAATTTGTAACTCAACAATTATTTGAAATATTATCACAAAAATTTAGTACATTTGCAATCTCAAAATCTATTGAGAAAACAAACCCGGTAAATTATTTCATTTAA
- a CDS encoding zinc ribbon domain-containing protein, whose protein sequence is MAKTNDIPVEEKLRALYDLQIIDSRLDEIRNTRGELPIEVEDLEIEIEGLEKRAEKFHADIKDQEDQIKTKHEVINHAKALIEKYKSQQDNVRNNKEFEALGKEIEYQDLEIQLSEKRIKEFGAKIAHKNETLSELNAKIDDLKNHLKFKKEELEGLIAETQKEEEYLLEQSKVYAAKIDDRLLASYNRIRTSSVNGLAVVGLERGAPKGSFFTIPPQKQMEIAQRKKIIIDEHSGKILVDDELVMEENERMKSVIKF, encoded by the coding sequence ATGGCAAAAACCAACGATATTCCAGTTGAAGAGAAGTTAAGAGCTCTATACGATTTGCAAATCATTGATTCTAGATTGGACGAGATCCGAAATACAAGAGGAGAATTGCCAATCGAAGTAGAGGATCTTGAAATTGAGATCGAAGGTCTTGAAAAAAGAGCTGAAAAATTTCATGCAGACATCAAAGATCAGGAAGATCAGATTAAGACAAAGCATGAAGTGATTAACCATGCAAAAGCTTTAATTGAAAAATACAAATCTCAGCAAGATAACGTAAGAAACAATAAAGAATTTGAAGCATTAGGTAAAGAGATTGAATACCAGGATCTTGAAATTCAGCTTTCTGAAAAAAGAATCAAAGAATTCGGAGCTAAAATTGCTCATAAAAATGAAACATTAAGTGAATTAAATGCAAAAATCGATGATTTAAAAAATCACTTAAAATTCAAGAAAGAAGAGCTTGAAGGACTTATTGCTGAAACGCAGAAAGAAGAAGAATATCTTCTGGAGCAGTCTAAGGTATATGCTGCAAAAATCGATGACAGATTACTGGCTTCTTATAACAGAATCAGAACCAGCTCTGTTAATGGTCTTGCTGTAGTAGGTCTTGAAAGAGGAGCTCCAAAAGGATCTTTCTTCACGATTCCGCCTCAAAAGCAAATGGAAATCGCTCAGAGAAAGAAAATCATTATCGATGAGCATTCAGGAAAAATCCTTGTTGATGACGAATTGGTAATGGAGGAAAACGAAAGAATGAAATCAGTAATTAAATTCTAA
- a CDS encoding AMP-dependent synthetase/ligase encodes MTIKRLFDIPYHALEKFPKSDMFVTKYHGEWKKTSTQEFINEGNKISRGLLKLGINPGDKIALITTNSRTEWAIMDLGLSQIGVVSVPVYPSISPEDYEFIFNNAEIKYCFVSDKDLLSKVMKVKHNIPSLQGIFTFDNVSGAANWREILDLGEDDSTQIEVEDLSKAINPDDLATIIYTSGTTGKPKGVMLTHDNIVSNVLGSIPRIPKKRSLDYKDTRVLSFLPICHIFERMLFYLFQYNGFSIYFAESIDKMGDNVKEVKPHYMSVVPRLVEKVYDKIYNTGSSAGGLKSKIFFWALNIITKKKTVSKPSGIQEIIADRLVFKKWREGLGGEIITLVSGSAALSTRLNLMFQNAGIPILEGYGLTETSPVISVNSFDKMKIGTVGHPLDNLSVKIQEDGEITVKGPSVFKGYFKNEEMTKEAFTSDGYFKTGDIGLIDSDGFLQITDRKKEMFKTSGGKYIAPQTIENLAKASKFIEQIMVVGDGEKMPCALVQPDFDFAKSWAMRNNLNIGSTPQEIAKSPELKERIEKEIDVINAHLGNWEKIKKIELTPEVWSIDAGLLTPTLKLKRKAIKEKFIDLYNKMYEHHE; translated from the coding sequence ATGACGATCAAGAGATTATTTGACATACCATATCACGCTTTAGAAAAATTTCCAAAATCTGATATGTTTGTGACTAAATATCATGGTGAATGGAAAAAAACATCCACACAAGAGTTTATCAATGAAGGAAATAAGATTTCTCGCGGACTTTTAAAACTGGGAATCAATCCGGGAGACAAGATTGCTTTAATCACAACCAATTCCCGTACAGAATGGGCCATTATGGATTTGGGACTCTCACAAATTGGAGTCGTTTCCGTGCCTGTTTATCCAAGCATTTCACCGGAAGATTATGAATTTATCTTCAACAACGCAGAAATAAAGTATTGCTTTGTGTCTGATAAAGACCTGCTCAGCAAAGTAATGAAGGTAAAACACAATATTCCCTCATTGCAAGGTATTTTTACGTTTGACAATGTAAGCGGTGCTGCCAACTGGAGAGAAATATTGGATTTAGGAGAAGACGATTCCACTCAAATTGAGGTAGAAGACCTTTCCAAAGCTATTAATCCGGATGATTTGGCCACTATCATTTATACTTCTGGAACAACAGGAAAACCCAAAGGAGTAATGCTCACTCATGACAATATCGTCTCCAATGTTTTAGGTTCTATCCCAAGAATTCCTAAAAAAAGAAGCTTAGACTACAAAGACACAAGAGTTCTGAGCTTTTTACCAATCTGTCATATTTTTGAAAGAATGCTTTTCTATCTTTTCCAATATAACGGATTTTCCATTTATTTTGCCGAAAGCATTGATAAAATGGGAGATAACGTAAAAGAAGTGAAACCTCATTATATGAGTGTGGTTCCAAGACTAGTAGAAAAAGTATATGACAAAATCTACAATACCGGATCTTCAGCAGGAGGTTTAAAATCAAAGATCTTCTTTTGGGCTCTTAATATCATCACGAAAAAGAAAACGGTTTCAAAACCTTCAGGCATACAGGAAATCATTGCCGACAGGCTTGTTTTCAAAAAATGGAGAGAAGGTTTAGGAGGAGAAATCATCACTTTGGTTTCCGGTTCTGCCGCTTTATCCACAAGATTAAATTTAATGTTTCAAAATGCCGGAATTCCTATCCTGGAAGGTTACGGACTTACAGAAACCTCTCCTGTAATCTCTGTGAACAGTTTTGATAAAATGAAAATCGGAACTGTGGGACATCCTTTGGATAACCTGAGTGTAAAAATCCAGGAAGATGGTGAAATTACCGTAAAAGGACCATCTGTATTTAAAGGGTATTTCAAAAACGAAGAAATGACTAAGGAAGCCTTTACCAGTGACGGGTATTTCAAAACCGGTGATATAGGGCTTATCGACAGTGACGGTTTTTTACAGATCACCGACCGTAAAAAGGAAATGTTCAAAACTTCCGGAGGGAAATATATTGCACCTCAAACGATTGAGAATTTAGCAAAAGCATCAAAATTCATCGAACAGATCATGGTGGTAGGTGATGGAGAAAAAATGCCTTGCGCTTTGGTACAGCCTGATTTTGATTTTGCAAAAAGCTGGGCAATGAGAAATAATTTAAATATCGGTTCTACTCCTCAGGAAATTGCAAAAAGCCCTGAACTTAAAGAAAGGATTGAAAAAGAAATTGATGTCATCAACGCACATCTTGGGAACTGGGAGAAAATCAAGAAAATTGAATTAACCCCGGAAGTCTGGAGTATTGATGCCGGACTTTTAACACCAACTTTAAAGCTGAAAAGAAAAGCCATTAAAGAGAAATTTATTGATCTTTATAATAAGATGTATGAACATCATGAATAA
- a CDS encoding acyl-CoA dehydrogenase — protein MDFNLSEEQLMIQQAARDFAQNELLPGVIERDRDQKFPAEQVKKMGEMGLLGMMVDPKYGGAGMDSVSYVLAMEEIAKIDASAAVVMSVNNSLVCAGLEKFASEEQKVKYLTPLASGQVIGAFALSEPEAGSDATSQKTTAEDKGDYYLLNGIKNWITNGGTATYYIVIAQTDPEKKHKGINAFIVEKGWEGFEIGTKEDKLGIRGSDTHSLIFNNVKVPKENRIGEDGFGFNFAMAVLNGGRIGIASQALGIASGAYELALKYAKTRKAFKTEIINHQAIAFKLADMATQITAARMLCFKAACEKDAGKDISESGAMAKLYASQVAMDTTIEAVQIHGGYGYVKEYHVERLMRDAKITQIYEGTSEIQKIVISRSIAK, from the coding sequence ATGGACTTTAATTTATCAGAAGAACAGCTGATGATTCAGCAGGCAGCGAGAGATTTTGCTCAAAACGAACTATTACCGGGAGTAATCGAAAGAGACCGCGACCAGAAGTTTCCTGCAGAACAGGTTAAGAAAATGGGAGAAATGGGACTTTTGGGAATGATGGTAGATCCTAAATACGGAGGTGCAGGAATGGATAGCGTTTCTTACGTTTTGGCAATGGAAGAGATTGCAAAAATAGATGCTTCTGCAGCTGTTGTAATGTCTGTAAATAACTCATTGGTGTGTGCTGGACTTGAAAAATTCGCTTCTGAAGAGCAAAAAGTAAAATACCTTACGCCTCTTGCAAGCGGGCAGGTAATCGGAGCATTTGCTTTGTCTGAGCCTGAAGCAGGTTCTGATGCTACTTCTCAGAAAACAACCGCTGAAGATAAAGGAGATTATTATTTACTAAACGGGATCAAAAACTGGATCACAAACGGTGGTACTGCTACTTACTATATTGTAATTGCACAGACTGATCCCGAGAAAAAACATAAAGGTATCAATGCTTTCATCGTTGAAAAAGGATGGGAAGGTTTCGAAATCGGGACAAAAGAAGATAAATTGGGAATCAGAGGAAGTGATACACATTCTTTGATCTTCAACAACGTAAAAGTACCAAAAGAGAACAGAATCGGGGAAGATGGTTTCGGATTCAATTTCGCAATGGCTGTTTTGAACGGAGGTAGAATCGGTATTGCTTCTCAGGCTTTAGGAATCGCTTCAGGAGCTTACGAATTGGCATTGAAATATGCTAAGACTAGAAAAGCTTTCAAAACTGAAATCATCAATCACCAGGCGATTGCTTTCAAATTGGCTGATATGGCAACTCAGATTACTGCAGCAAGAATGCTTTGCTTTAAAGCTGCTTGTGAAAAAGATGCCGGAAAAGATATTTCAGAAAGTGGAGCTATGGCCAAATTATACGCTTCTCAGGTAGCTATGGATACAACAATCGAGGCTGTACAAATTCACGGTGGATACGGATATGTGAAAGAATATCACGTAGAAAGATTGATGAGAGATGCAAAAATCACTCAGATCTATGAAGGAACTTCTGAAATCCAGAAGATCGTAATTTCAAGAAGCATTGCAAAGTAA
- a CDS encoding DUF4349 domain-containing protein, producing the protein MKKFILLVAVSGTFIMCKKGESAVSKLENATHSADSTISAASEKINEINNTANAVLDSADIKIKDFENTKERVKEQFENTSKIVDSLSDKISSVKLETKKEKQDSAKKEEKIVVNVPAPKVIKETKIIYKDKPKSENFEVNVPKNKMVKTGYLSINANNAETVKEIIKEETIKNNGFIKKEELTYVATEPSKDKPSEMTDQKIYYLQIKVPIQNFDYLMDDLSNNISDIQNKNVEVKGNNYSSNTICDITISIMDNVDKTSETFGDKSFAAVSSGWNVITSIFLFILPLWPLFLIAGIGYYFYKKKNKNTPNKDSDSL; encoded by the coding sequence ATGAAAAAATTCATTTTACTGGTTGCTGTATCAGGCACGTTTATCATGTGTAAAAAAGGAGAATCTGCAGTTTCAAAATTAGAAAACGCTACCCATTCTGCCGACAGCACAATTTCTGCGGCTTCTGAAAAAATTAATGAAATTAACAATACCGCCAATGCGGTATTAGACTCAGCCGATATTAAAATTAAAGATTTTGAAAATACCAAAGAAAGGGTAAAAGAGCAGTTTGAAAATACATCAAAAATAGTAGACTCCCTTTCCGATAAAATCTCGTCGGTAAAACTGGAAACAAAAAAAGAGAAACAGGATTCTGCCAAAAAAGAAGAGAAAATTGTTGTAAATGTCCCAGCTCCGAAAGTCATCAAGGAAACTAAAATCATTTATAAAGATAAGCCGAAAAGTGAAAATTTTGAAGTGAATGTTCCAAAAAACAAAATGGTGAAAACTGGTTATTTATCTATAAATGCCAATAATGCTGAAACTGTAAAGGAAATTATAAAAGAAGAAACAATTAAAAATAATGGCTTCATTAAAAAAGAAGAACTTACTTATGTTGCGACGGAACCCTCAAAAGACAAGCCATCAGAAATGACAGATCAAAAAATTTATTATCTTCAGATTAAAGTTCCAATACAGAATTTTGACTATTTGATGGACGATTTAAGCAATAATATTAGCGATATTCAAAATAAAAACGTAGAAGTAAAAGGTAACAATTATTCTAGCAATACAATTTGCGATATTACAATTTCTATTATGGATAATGTTGATAAAACATCAGAAACTTTCGGCGACAAATCTTTCGCTGCCGTTTCTTCCGGCTGGAATGTCATCACCTCTATTTTCCTTTTCATCCTTCCACTTTGGCCTTTATTTTTAATTGCTGGAATCGGGTATTATTTTTATAAAAAGAAAAACAAAAATACTCCCAATAAAGATTCTGATTCTCTGTAA
- a CDS encoding methyltransferase domain-containing protein: MEKQSITTGFQQVDNSQHDFLIQFLEDMAATPVVRESFELQMSLLDIKPGDHLLDVGCGIGIQAQEMAKRVTSTGKVIGTDISTTMIEVAKTKNYNTGLPLEFLNAEASHQPFPDHSFNGIRTERVLLYIPDSPKVLKEFKRLLKPGGKVVIFEFFWDGALIPHPDKELTRKIIHYVADSFPNGDIGKNIYYQLRNSGFNKVEIEPYSYYGNSEAILNIVKKAYEGILQLGVSDETFTQSEIDNWWKVLDEKVKEGNFFISFQGLIGCGTNG; the protein is encoded by the coding sequence ATGGAAAAACAGAGTATTACAACCGGGTTTCAGCAAGTTGACAATTCACAGCATGATTTTTTAATACAATTTTTAGAAGATATGGCAGCTACTCCTGTAGTCAGGGAAAGCTTTGAACTGCAGATGAGCCTGCTCGATATAAAGCCGGGAGATCATTTGCTTGATGTAGGCTGCGGCATTGGTATCCAGGCACAGGAAATGGCAAAAAGGGTAACTTCAACGGGAAAAGTGATAGGCACAGACATCAGCACAACAATGATTGAAGTTGCTAAAACAAAAAACTATAATACTGGCCTTCCACTCGAATTTTTGAATGCAGAAGCATCTCATCAGCCTTTCCCTGATCATTCGTTTAACGGTATAAGAACCGAGAGAGTATTATTATATATTCCTGATAGCCCAAAAGTACTTAAAGAGTTCAAAAGGCTTCTTAAACCCGGTGGAAAGGTTGTAATATTTGAATTTTTCTGGGATGGAGCATTAATTCCTCACCCGGACAAAGAACTCACAAGAAAAATTATCCATTATGTTGCGGACAGCTTTCCTAATGGAGATATTGGTAAAAACATATATTATCAGTTACGAAATAGCGGCTTCAATAAAGTAGAAATAGAACCCTATTCTTATTATGGTAACAGCGAAGCAATTTTAAACATCGTAAAAAAAGCTTACGAAGGGATATTACAACTGGGCGTCTCAGATGAAACATTTACGCAATCCGAAATCGATAACTGGTGGAAAGTATTGGATGAAAAAGTAAAAGAAGGAAATTTCTTTATATCGTTCCAGGGATTAATCGGTTGCGGAACAAATGGCTAA
- a CDS encoding peptide chain release factor 3, with translation MSDLIKEIEKRKTFGIISHPDAGKTTLTEKLLLFGGAIQEAGAVKSNKIKKGATSDFMEIERQRGISVATSVLAFEYRDHKINILDTPGHKDFAEDTYRTLTAVDSVIVVIDVAKGVEEQTEKLVQVCRMRNIPMLVFINKLDREGKDAFDLLDEVEQKLGLTVCPLSLPIGMGSDFQGIYNIWENNIQLFLEEKKQKVGDSIKFDDINDTSIDEVIGEKAAKTLREELDLVQSVYPEFNRDDYMRGDLQPVFFGSALNNFGVRELLDAFIDIAPMPQPKESDTRLVKPEESTFTGFVFKIHANMDPKHRDRLAFVKIVSGTFKRNENYLLVREGKKMKFSSPNAFFADKKEVVDESFPGDIVGLHDTGSFRIGDTLTGGEKLNFKGIPSFSPEHFRYINNNDPLKAKQLAKGIDQLMDEGVAQLFTLEMNNRKIIGTVGALQYEVIQYRLEHEYGAKCSYEPLSMHKACWVEADEKSEEFKEFARLKQRFLARDKYNQLVFLADSSFTIHMTQEKFPNVKLHFISEFKNA, from the coding sequence ATGTCAGACTTAATCAAAGAAATAGAAAAAAGAAAAACCTTCGGGATTATCTCTCACCCTGATGCCGGAAAAACTACGCTTACGGAGAAGTTGCTGCTTTTCGGAGGTGCAATTCAGGAAGCAGGTGCGGTAAAATCCAACAAAATAAAAAAAGGAGCCACCTCCGACTTCATGGAAATTGAAAGACAGAGAGGGATCTCCGTGGCAACTTCCGTACTGGCTTTTGAATATAGGGATCACAAAATCAATATTTTGGATACTCCGGGTCACAAGGATTTTGCTGAAGATACATACAGAACTTTAACTGCTGTAGATTCCGTAATCGTTGTAATTGACGTTGCTAAAGGGGTTGAGGAACAGACCGAAAAATTGGTTCAGGTTTGCAGAATGAGAAACATTCCGATGTTGGTTTTCATCAATAAGCTTGACCGTGAAGGTAAAGACGCTTTCGATTTGCTGGATGAAGTTGAACAGAAATTAGGACTAACGGTTTGCCCGCTTTCTTTGCCAATCGGTATGGGAAGCGACTTCCAGGGAATTTATAATATTTGGGAAAACAATATTCAGTTGTTTTTGGAAGAGAAAAAACAGAAAGTTGGAGATTCTATTAAGTTTGATGACATTAATGATACTTCCATTGACGAAGTGATCGGTGAAAAGGCAGCAAAAACATTGAGAGAAGAGTTGGATTTGGTACAATCTGTTTACCCTGAATTTAACCGTGATGATTATATGAGGGGTGATCTTCAGCCGGTTTTCTTTGGTTCTGCATTGAATAATTTTGGAGTTCGTGAATTATTGGATGCTTTCATCGATATTGCACCAATGCCGCAACCAAAAGAAAGTGATACCCGCTTGGTAAAACCAGAAGAAAGCACTTTCACAGGTTTTGTTTTCAAAATCCACGCGAATATGGATCCGAAACACAGGGATAGACTGGCTTTCGTGAAAATTGTTTCCGGAACTTTCAAAAGAAATGAAAATTACCTATTGGTAAGAGAGGGAAAGAAAATGAAATTCTCTTCACCTAACGCATTCTTCGCAGATAAAAAAGAAGTGGTAGACGAAAGTTTCCCGGGAGATATTGTAGGTCTTCACGATACGGGAAGTTTCAGAATCGGTGATACTTTAACAGGAGGTGAAAAACTCAACTTTAAAGGAATTCCGAGCTTTTCTCCTGAACACTTCAGATATATTAACAATAATGATCCGTTAAAGGCAAAACAATTGGCAAAAGGGATCGACCAGTTGATGGATGAAGGTGTTGCACAGTTATTTACCCTGGAAATGAACAATAGAAAAATCATTGGAACAGTTGGAGCGCTTCAATATGAAGTTATCCAGTATCGTCTGGAGCATGAATATGGAGCAAAATGTTCTTATGAACCACTTTCTATGCACAAAGCCTGTTGGGTGGAAGCTGATGAAAAATCTGAAGAGTTCAAAGAGTTTGCAAGATTGAAGCAGAGGTTCTTAGCAAGAGATAAGTACAACCAATTGGTGTTCCTTGCAGATTCTTCTTTCACGATTCACATGACGCAGGAGAAATTCCCGAATGTGAAACTGCATTTTATCAGTGAGTTTAAGAATGCTTAA
- a CDS encoding MFS transporter, whose protein sequence is MDNLVNRSENVNLSLITYVCFTFVGYFIIGLSLSVLPIFINKSLGFSLVIAGLVISLQYVATFFLRAYSGKIIDGKGPKPAVLFSMISFSLTGIFLMVAYYFKFSPYMSLSFLVITRLLTGCAEGMIGASPINWAIMAVGEEHTAKIISYNGVASYGALAIGASLGVTIEHKFGLYGIGVLSITFGILGFLYAKIKENKTNTHPQESQSFWKVLGKVAPFGVCLALGGIGFASISTFITLYYNHFHWNNGALCLSVFGGLFVAGRLVFNNVINNYGGIKVAITCLLVETIGLSVIAFASNPEIALIGAGVTGLGFSLIFPALGVVAIKSVSPSSQGSALAGYGLFIDLSLGVAGPLIGGVADIYGMSYIFPFSAGMVFIGLGLAYLLKRKSSL, encoded by the coding sequence ATGGATAATTTAGTAAATCGGTCAGAGAATGTTAACTTATCCTTGATTACTTATGTATGTTTTACTTTTGTAGGATATTTCATCATAGGATTGTCTCTGTCTGTTCTTCCGATTTTTATTAATAAAAGTTTAGGATTTAGCTTAGTGATTGCCGGATTGGTCATCAGCTTACAATATGTTGCCACCTTTTTTCTGAGAGCGTATTCAGGAAAAATCATTGACGGAAAAGGCCCTAAACCAGCGGTTTTATTCAGCATGATCAGTTTTTCTCTAACCGGAATTTTCCTGATGGTTGCTTATTATTTTAAATTTTCACCCTACATGAGCCTTTCTTTTTTAGTGATTACCCGTTTACTTACGGGCTGTGCAGAAGGAATGATCGGAGCAAGCCCCATCAACTGGGCAATCATGGCAGTAGGTGAAGAACATACCGCAAAAATTATTTCCTATAATGGTGTTGCGTCTTATGGAGCACTGGCAATCGGAGCCTCTTTGGGCGTTACCATTGAACATAAATTTGGCCTTTATGGTATTGGAGTTCTTTCCATCACCTTTGGAATTTTAGGATTTCTTTATGCTAAAATCAAGGAAAATAAAACAAACACTCATCCTCAGGAATCCCAGTCTTTCTGGAAAGTGTTGGGAAAAGTCGCTCCTTTTGGAGTATGTCTGGCTTTGGGAGGAATTGGATTTGCATCCATTTCAACATTCATTACTTTATACTATAATCACTTTCACTGGAATAACGGGGCTTTATGCCTGAGTGTTTTCGGAGGGTTATTCGTTGCCGGAAGACTGGTTTTCAACAATGTAATTAATAATTACGGGGGAATAAAAGTAGCAATCACTTGCCTTCTGGTGGAAACCATAGGACTTTCGGTCATTGCTTTTGCCTCCAATCCAGAAATCGCTCTTATTGGAGCAGGAGTTACAGGTTTAGGATTTTCATTAATTTTTCCAGCATTGGGCGTTGTTGCTATTAAAAGTGTTTCTCCTTCAAGTCAGGGATCAGCATTGGCAGGATACGGGCTTTTTATCGACCTTTCACTAGGCGTTGCAGGACCATTAATTGGCGGAGTCGCAGACATTTACGGAATGAGTTATATTTTCCCTTTCAGTGCCGGAATGGTTTTTATCGGTTTAGGATTAGCATATTTACTTAAGAGAAAATCCAGTTTATAA
- a CDS encoding CPBP family intramembrane glutamic endopeptidase, translating to MEVSRYPKYTFTWLGGLVLLGGYIFGSIVIVLLTVFWDLIFKQSIQGKEWFVMVANAVVFISMIAAFDFLIVRPTTQKKLNFNFSPTNFYTYLLIFPMMIGMMFIGEFITAQIPTTGPFFGEYYKFFEELMSKLTDDPVIMIITAVIMAPVFEEIVFRGIIQKGLINAGVQPWKAILFASVVFGLVHANPWQFVGAALLGCVLGLVYYKTKSLFLPILLHAFNNLCSSVLVFYTKTESFADAFKVPEWIIAIIGIVLFSLFYYLFMKKYKVHYSEI from the coding sequence ATGGAAGTTAGCAGGTATCCGAAATATACATTCACATGGCTGGGAGGGCTTGTTTTGTTGGGAGGATATATTTTCGGAAGTATTGTAATAGTGCTCCTAACGGTGTTTTGGGATTTGATATTTAAACAAAGTATTCAGGGGAAAGAGTGGTTTGTAATGGTAGCCAATGCCGTTGTTTTTATTTCTATGATTGCTGCTTTTGATTTTTTGATTGTAAGACCGACGACTCAAAAAAAACTCAATTTTAATTTTTCACCGACTAATTTCTATACTTATCTTCTTATTTTTCCCATGATGATCGGGATGATGTTTATCGGAGAATTTATTACTGCTCAGATTCCTACCACAGGACCGTTTTTTGGAGAATACTATAAATTTTTTGAAGAGCTGATGAGCAAGCTTACTGATGATCCCGTGATTATGATCATTACCGCTGTTATCATGGCTCCTGTTTTTGAAGAAATTGTTTTCAGGGGAATTATTCAGAAAGGCTTAATAAATGCAGGTGTTCAGCCATGGAAAGCTATTCTTTTCGCTTCTGTCGTATTTGGATTGGTACATGCCAATCCGTGGCAGTTTGTAGGAGCTGCTTTATTGGGATGTGTTTTGGGGTTGGTATATTATAAGACCAAATCGCTGTTTCTTCCCATACTTTTACACGCATTTAATAATTTGTGTTCTTCAGTGTTGGTTTTTTATACTAAAACTGAAAGTTTTGCAGATGCTTTTAAAGTTCCTGAATGGATAATAGCAATAATCGGAATTGTACTTTTTTCACTGTTTTATTACTTATTTATGAAAAAGTATAAGGTGCATTATTCTGAGATTTAA